The window TGCCGGTGCATCGCATCGCTTCCGCGGTTCGAGTTGTCGAATCCGAAGCCGACGATTGGGTGGAGCACCGATACCCGAACACGATCGCCCGTCACCGAACGTCGATGGTCTACATTGCTCGCGACCCGTACAGCAAGCGCATCAAGATCGGCTACTCGACGGACGTTCCTCGGCGCATGGCCGAGATCGCCGCCAACACCGGTGGAGCTGAGTTGCTGTGCTCGTTCGCCGGCGACGCCCGTCTCGAGCGGCTGCTCCACGAACGGTTCGCATCTGCCCGCGTTGACGGCGAGTGGTTCGAGCCCGTGCCCGAGCTGTTGGAGTTTGCAAGGTGCGCGGCATGACTGAGTCCGATCTACTTCGGGCGCTGTCCAAGGCTCTGCTGATCGTTGCCGATCAGATGCAGGTGCCGACACCTACGCCGGCGAAAGAGCACGAGCCGAAGTACATGCGCGTCCGGGACTTCGCCCGCAGTCGAGGGTATTCGGAGAGCACGATCCGATCGTGGGTTCGCGTTGGAATGCCTCATGTTCCTTCGGGGCGAGGGTCACGCATCCTTGTCGCCGGCGCCGATGAATGGATCTCGGCCGGTGGCGCCCGTCTTGCCATCGAACGTCGAGCCGTAGCAGAAACCAGAAAGGCTTCGTGATGCCTCGCAAGATCAAACGTGGATGGTCGATCTTCCAACGCGCGGACGCTGATGGAAAGCGCGTGCTCGTGTTGGCATACCAA of the Actinomycetota bacterium genome contains:
- a CDS encoding GIY-YIG nuclease family protein — protein: MNLKQYAASRGIKAGTVKRWATEGMPVHRIASAVRVVESEADDWVEHRYPNTIARHRTSMVYIARDPYSKRIKIGYSTDVPRRMAEIAANTGGAELLCSFAGDARLERLLHERFASARVDGEWFEPVPELLEFARCAA